From Diospyros lotus cultivar Yz01 chromosome 4, ASM1463336v1, whole genome shotgun sequence, a single genomic window includes:
- the LOC127800436 gene encoding uncharacterized protein LOC127800436, translating to MASSDSAPTVPPAVPLSSKKENVTPVNAKIAELSESRQELLNRIQALKQDLQSWRSKLDTQVKVYRDELSDLKKSLNVEVDQLRSEFQLLRTTLQQQQEDVTASLKNLGLQDVCGEVKEAEGDKDEKAEDSTKEDNSEGTEQ from the exons ATGGCTAGCTCCGATTCTGCTCCAACCGTGCCTCCCGCCGTTCCTCTCTCATCC AAGAAGGAGAACGTGACGCCTGTTAATGCAAAGATCGCT gAATTGAGCGAATCGAGGCAAGAACTTCTTAATCGGATTCAAGCTTTGAAACAG GATCTACAGAGTTGGAGGTCGAAGTTAGACACTCAAGTCAAGGTTTACAGAGAT GAACTTTCAGACCTAAAGAAATCACTCAATGTTGAAGTGGACCAGCTTCGATCA GAATTTCAATTGTTAAGGACTACTCTCCAACAGCAGCAAGAGGATGTTACTGCTAGCTTGAAAAACTTGGGG TTGCAAGATGTATGTGGAGAAGTCAAAGAGGCTGAAGGTGACAAGGATGAGAAAGCTGAAGATTCGACCAAGGAGGATAACAGTGAAGGCACTGAACAATAG